A stretch of the Myxosarcina sp. GI1 genome encodes the following:
- a CDS encoding caspase family protein, producing the protein MCPRAKIRTPKAIHQSKAAKLWILLVGVNHYQDGANLPSLRYSALDCQGLGKALESATVGFAAKEIIVHHDYATRQPSRASVFNSLKHIVTSAHHDDTILFYFSGHGILEPTTQQIVLCLADTQKDRLLETGLVLKQLLKQLESAASQQLVWLDACHSGGMSLRGTTALNDPSDRLVKLLRRKASQSQGFYALLSCDRAQQSWEFPELGHGVFTYYLMRGLQGEAADTQGIIEADALYQYVYHQTLRYIDKTNQQIRLINQQKSSRGESKLQSEFPLQTPKRIVEGFGKVVLGKRSPVAVNTNSRQAVVIDGGRDNSITLALSKVLRGKGGFSLNYFPQAEWKWSAVSRAIIASFDANPKAASKVTTALLYLKGKVVTSEGEAKLILKNGVSLSRSWLRQALKNSRAVHQIVILDCPEANTINEWIEELQLERGQCLIAANALSQDSEQFTRILLETLENADSQSGFSVAALIAQLQVALADTKIIPQIWLSGTQGVIEVLPAKSSVNEDSGIYDLNLCPYRGLKAFDEDNAQYFYGREELVQWLLDHTNHNSVIAVVGASGSGKSSVVQAGLIAQLRQGKHIPQSDRWWLGCFRPGSKPIEALAKSLTDSGNKQQKAQQQLQIEGLLYQGVEGFVCWLRSRPEPVVLLAIDQFEELFTLADIRDRQQFLELILGAVKYAGDRFKLVFTIRADFVASCLEIPELATLVQQHTILVPPYLTKEDYRSAIAKPAEQVGLKVEPGLIEILLQDLDRSAGDLPLLQFVLQQLWQRRQGGKLTFAAYQQLGGIKGALERQAEAVYQSLDPQAKECARWIFLSLTKLGDGTEDTRRRVTKSELVVQKYPADLVEQTLQKLTAANLLVVNLDRGIAGQGRSAVTPPAEDELFLETMRQEATVEVVHEILIHHWSTLRWWIEENRTRLRSQRQIERAANLWQQQNKQPDFLLQGVRLAEAEEIYVKYTDELSPIAQEFVATCLDAQLAAQTAAKRRLRKARITAAALGILGLAATAFGVAAYRQKLIAQVNNIGTLNTSSEALLVSDRQLESLVTSVKAGKQIEQIGSFGRQLIGNDNWQNTKLKTAATLQQSVYGTQELNRLTGHAQQVNAVAYSPDGELLATASDDNTIKLWDNNGQLITTLKRHQDAVIDIVFNPKRQRPYLLATASADNTIILWEITGNNVTQISQLVGHQDWITKLAFSSDGNLLASASRDGTIKLWNKAGLEVDTLSGHEGWVNSVSFSSDNKLLISGDEAGNIKLWQRNRNGIKEIKTISEQQRVTNVGFIDNKHFATAGDDGIVKLWQLSNDNLVNSYSNSGQVNSFSFSPDGKYLASATREGIYIWNRDGLLLQTLNGHTGEVLDVSFKKPISNSSGDYQLVSTGVDKTVRIWQINGNNSSDNGGIYSIATSPTEPDVFAAAGWDGKIKIWQEDSSGTPQLVRTLPGHDAAISQIQYTPDGKLIASGSQDNTIKLWNAKTGDLITTLTGHREAINNLALVAENKWQAGSYLLVSGSEDNTLKLWKIDNQRGELITTMQGHQDSVKSVAVSPNGKLIASGSYDNTIKLWNTDGELIDTLSGHNLVITSLQFSPDSRTLASGSWDNTVKLWQINSSGKNFKLSHTLTAHQDGVTSLDFNSEGTILASASGDRTIKLWDVNSGKLIKNLQGHSSQINSVAFTNDDITIISAEEQQGLFWWNLELDSLLTKGCDRLSDYLQNNADLSQQDRQICD; encoded by the coding sequence ATGTGTCCTCGCGCTAAAATTCGCACTCCGAAAGCAATTCACCAATCGAAAGCAGCAAAACTGTGGATTCTTTTAGTTGGAGTCAATCATTATCAAGATGGAGCGAACTTACCGTCTTTAAGATATTCTGCTTTAGACTGTCAGGGGTTAGGGAAAGCTCTAGAGTCAGCAACAGTAGGCTTTGCAGCTAAAGAAATTATCGTACATCACGATTATGCAACGCGCCAACCTAGTAGAGCTTCGGTATTTAATAGCCTCAAGCATATTGTCACTTCTGCCCATCATGACGACACAATTCTGTTTTATTTTTCGGGACATGGAATTTTAGAACCCACTACTCAGCAAATAGTTTTATGTTTGGCAGACACCCAGAAAGATCGACTATTAGAGACAGGGTTGGTACTAAAACAATTATTAAAACAGTTAGAATCTGCCGCCAGTCAACAACTGGTCTGGTTGGATGCCTGCCACAGTGGCGGTATGTCTTTACGAGGAACAACTGCGTTAAACGATCCGAGCGATCGATTAGTAAAATTGTTACGGCGTAAAGCATCTCAGAGTCAGGGTTTTTATGCTTTGCTTTCTTGCGATCGCGCCCAACAGTCCTGGGAGTTTCCCGAATTGGGACACGGCGTATTTACTTATTATTTAATGCGAGGTTTACAGGGAGAAGCCGCCGACACCCAGGGAATTATTGAAGCCGACGCTTTGTATCAATATGTCTATCACCAAACTCTACGCTACATCGACAAAACCAATCAGCAAATTCGGCTAATCAATCAGCAAAAGAGCAGCAGGGGAGAAAGCAAGCTTCAGTCAGAATTTCCCTTACAAACTCCCAAGCGCATTGTTGAAGGATTCGGTAAGGTAGTTTTAGGCAAGCGATCGCCAGTTGCGGTAAATACTAATTCCCGTCAGGCTGTAGTAATTGATGGCGGACGAGATAACAGTATTACTTTAGCTTTGAGCAAAGTATTACGAGGTAAAGGTGGTTTTAGCCTTAATTATTTTCCGCAAGCCGAGTGGAAATGGTCGGCAGTGAGTAGAGCAATTATTGCCAGTTTTGATGCTAATCCCAAGGCAGCAAGCAAAGTAACAACCGCGTTACTGTATTTAAAAGGAAAAGTTGTAACTAGCGAAGGAGAAGCTAAATTAATTCTTAAAAATGGCGTAAGTCTGTCTCGTTCCTGGTTGCGACAGGCACTAAAAAATTCTCGCGCCGTTCATCAAATAGTTATTTTAGACTGTCCTGAAGCTAACACTATTAATGAGTGGATTGAGGAGTTGCAGTTAGAAAGAGGTCAGTGTCTGATTGCTGCTAATGCCTTATCCCAAGACTCAGAGCAGTTTACACGGATATTGTTAGAGACTTTAGAAAACGCCGATAGTCAATCTGGCTTTTCCGTAGCTGCTTTAATTGCCCAACTGCAAGTTGCTCTAGCCGATACTAAAATTATTCCCCAGATTTGGTTATCGGGTACCCAAGGTGTAATCGAAGTTCTACCTGCCAAAAGTTCGGTCAATGAAGATTCAGGAATTTACGATCTCAATCTCTGTCCCTACAGGGGTTTGAAAGCTTTTGATGAAGATAACGCCCAGTATTTTTACGGACGAGAAGAACTAGTACAGTGGTTGCTCGACCATACCAATCACAATTCTGTTATAGCTGTAGTAGGGGCATCTGGTAGCGGCAAATCTTCAGTGGTGCAGGCGGGACTGATAGCGCAACTGCGACAGGGAAAACATATTCCTCAGAGCGATCGCTGGTGGTTGGGTTGTTTTCGCCCTGGTAGCAAACCTATCGAAGCTCTAGCAAAAAGCTTGACCGATTCTGGTAACAAGCAGCAGAAAGCGCAGCAGCAGCTACAAATAGAAGGATTACTCTATCAGGGTGTAGAAGGATTTGTCTGTTGGTTACGCAGCCGTCCAGAACCAGTAGTGTTATTAGCGATCGACCAGTTTGAAGAATTATTTACTCTGGCAGATATTAGAGATAGACAACAATTTCTGGAATTGATTTTGGGTGCGGTTAAATATGCAGGCGATCGCTTCAAGCTAGTTTTTACTATTAGGGCAGATTTTGTCGCTTCCTGTTTGGAAATCCCCGAACTGGCAACCCTGGTACAGCAGCATACTATTTTAGTTCCTCCTTACTTAACCAAAGAAGATTATCGCAGCGCGATCGCCAAACCAGCCGAACAAGTAGGCTTAAAAGTCGAACCAGGGTTAATAGAGATATTACTGCAAGACTTAGATCGTTCTGCTGGCGATTTACCCTTACTACAATTTGTTTTACAACAGTTATGGCAACGCCGTCAGGGAGGTAAACTAACTTTTGCGGCATATCAGCAGCTAGGAGGAATTAAAGGAGCGTTAGAAAGACAGGCAGAAGCAGTTTATCAGAGTCTCGATCCTCAAGCCAAGGAATGCGCTCGCTGGATTTTTCTCAGTCTGACTAAGTTGGGAGACGGTACGGAAGATACGCGCCGTCGCGTTACTAAATCCGAGCTAGTCGTCCAAAAATATCCTGCCGACTTAGTAGAACAAACATTACAAAAATTAACTGCGGCTAATTTGCTGGTAGTCAACTTAGATCGTGGAATTGCTGGACAAGGTAGAAGTGCCGTGACACCACCTGCCGAGGACGAACTATTTCTCGAAACTATGCGGCAAGAAGCCACCGTAGAAGTAGTTCACGAAATTTTGATCCATCATTGGTCTACCCTACGCTGGTGGATCGAAGAAAATCGTACCAGACTGCGATCGCAGCGACAGATCGAACGCGCCGCTAACTTATGGCAGCAACAAAACAAACAGCCAGACTTTTTACTACAAGGTGTGCGTTTAGCTGAAGCGGAAGAAATTTATGTCAAATATACCGACGAACTCAGCCCCATAGCTCAAGAATTTGTTGCCACCTGTCTCGATGCTCAACTCGCAGCACAAACAGCAGCCAAACGACGATTGAGAAAAGCACGAATAACTGCGGCAGCATTAGGAATATTAGGTTTAGCTGCTACTGCCTTTGGGGTAGCTGCCTATCGGCAAAAGCTCATCGCTCAAGTTAATAATATCGGCACTCTTAATACTTCCTCTGAGGCTTTACTAGTATCCGATCGACAGTTAGAATCTCTGGTTACTAGCGTCAAAGCAGGCAAACAGATAGAGCAAATTGGCAGCTTCGGACGGCAGTTAATTGGCAACGATAACTGGCAAAATACCAAACTCAAAACCGCTGCAACTTTACAGCAGTCAGTTTACGGTACTCAAGAATTAAATCGTTTGACGGGACACGCGCAACAAGTTAATGCCGTAGCCTACAGTCCCGATGGTGAATTGCTGGCAACCGCTAGCGACGATAATACGATTAAGCTTTGGGATAATAACGGTCAATTGATTACTACCTTAAAAAGGCATCAAGATGCTGTCATCGATATTGTTTTTAATCCAAAACGCCAACGTCCCTACCTACTAGCAACCGCTAGTGCCGATAATACAATTATCCTCTGGGAAATAACAGGCAATAACGTCACACAAATATCGCAACTTGTCGGACATCAAGACTGGATTACTAAGTTAGCTTTTAGTTCTGACGGCAATTTGCTGGCTTCTGCCAGTCGTGACGGTACGATAAAATTATGGAACAAAGCAGGTTTAGAAGTTGATACTTTATCGGGACATGAAGGTTGGGTAAATTCGGTTAGCTTTAGTAGCGATAATAAACTTCTGATTTCGGGCGACGAGGCAGGCAATATTAAACTATGGCAGCGCAATCGCAATGGTATCAAAGAAATTAAAACTATTAGCGAGCAGCAACGAGTTACCAATGTTGGCTTTATTGACAATAAACACTTTGCTACTGCTGGCGATGATGGAATAGTAAAACTATGGCAGCTAAGTAATGATAATTTAGTTAACTCTTATTCCAATAGCGGACAAGTGAACAGCTTTAGCTTTAGTCCCGATGGTAAATACTTGGCATCTGCAACCAGAGAAGGTATTTATATTTGGAATCGTGACGGTTTGCTGTTACAAACTTTAAACGGACATACAGGCGAAGTTTTAGATGTCAGTTTTAAAAAACCTATATCTAACTCTAGCGGTGACTACCAACTAGTTTCTACTGGAGTAGACAAAACCGTCAGAATCTGGCAGATAAACGGCAATAATTCTAGCGATAATGGTGGAATTTACAGTATCGCTACATCTCCTACCGAGCCAGATGTATTTGCTGCGGCTGGTTGGGATGGCAAAATAAAGATTTGGCAAGAAGATTCTAGCGGCACTCCCCAACTAGTTCGCACTTTACCAGGACACGATGCGGCTATTTCCCAAATTCAATACACTCCCGATGGCAAACTCATTGCTTCGGGCAGTCAAGATAATACGATTAAACTTTGGAATGCTAAAACAGGAGATTTAATTACTACTCTGACAGGACATCGAGAAGCAATTAATAATCTGGCTTTAGTTGCAGAAAATAAATGGCAAGCAGGAAGTTATCTTTTAGTATCTGGTAGCGAAGATAACACCCTCAAGCTCTGGAAAATTGATAATCAACGTGGCGAACTAATTACAACTATGCAGGGACACCAAGACAGCGTTAAAAGCGTTGCTGTTAGTCCCAACGGCAAACTTATCGCTTCTGGTAGTTACGACAACACGATTAAACTTTGGAATACAGACGGAGAATTAATCGACACTCTATCGGGACACAACTTAGTTATAACTTCGCTGCAATTTAGTCCCGATAGTAGAACTTTAGCTTCAGGTAGTTGGGATAATACCGTTAAACTATGGCAGATAAATAGCAGTGGTAAAAACTTCAAGCTGTCTCATACCCTAACCGCTCATCAAGATGGCGTTACTAGCCTCGACTTTAACTCTGAAGGAACAATTTTAGCTTCGGCTAGCGGCGATCGCACCATTAAACTTTGGGATGTTAATAGCGGCAAACTGATTAAAAACCTTCAGGGACATTCCAGCCAAATTAACAGTGTCGCCTTTACTAATGACGACATAACTATTATTAGTGCTGAAGAACAGCAGGGTTTATTCTGGTGGAATTTAGAACTAGATAGTTTATTAACTAAAGGATGCGATCGCCTGTCGGATTATTTACAAAATAATGCCGATCTCAGCCAGCAAGATCGGCAAATTTGCGATTGA
- a CDS encoding M3 family metallopeptidase: MTDATIAKNPLLIGKGLPPFDKIEPAHVVPAMTELLNELEADLSKLEANVTPTWSGLAEPLTEMEEKLGWSWGIVGHLMGVKNSPELREAYETIQPEIVKFYNKLSQSKPLYEAFKELRNSKEWKQFEPAQQRIVEASLRDFELSGVGLEGEAKERFNQIQLELAELSTKFSNNVLDATKAFKLKLTDKKDVEGLPESALSLMAQTAKEEGETEATTEAGPWVVTLDYPSFMPFMKYATNRELREKLYKAFISRASEGELDNKPHIDRILKLRQEKAKLLGFDSFAELSLARKMAPNVEAVEQLSEELRIASYEAAQQEFEELKAFAGQDLKHWDTSYWSEKQREAKFDFSEEELRPYFSLERVLDGLFGLVDRVFGVKVKAADGQAPVWHPDVRYFQIEDETGETIAYFYLDPYSRPAEKRGGAWMDDCIGRAKMTIEDKTSTRLPVAYLICNQTPPVGDKPSLMTFREVETLFHEFGHGLQHMLTKVDYLGASGINNVEWDAVELPSQFMENWCYDRPTLFGMAKHYQTGETLPEEYYQKLLAAKNYMSGSAMLRQLHFGLVDIELHHRYQPGGEETPNQVRDRIAETTSILQPLPEDNFLCSFGHIFAGGYAAGYYSYKWAEVLSADAFAAFEEAGLDDETAISKVGKLYRDTVLALGGSLHPMEVFKQFRGREPQTEPLLRHSGLAA; this comes from the coding sequence ATGACCGACGCAACAATTGCTAAAAATCCCTTATTAATAGGTAAAGGTTTACCTCCCTTCGATAAAATCGAACCCGCTCATGTAGTTCCCGCTATGACGGAGCTACTAAATGAACTAGAAGCAGATTTATCTAAACTAGAAGCCAACGTAACTCCTACTTGGTCTGGTTTAGCCGAACCCCTAACAGAGATGGAAGAAAAGCTAGGCTGGAGTTGGGGGATTGTCGGTCATTTAATGGGGGTAAAAAATAGTCCCGAACTTAGAGAAGCCTACGAAACCATACAGCCAGAAATAGTCAAGTTTTACAATAAACTCAGTCAGAGCAAACCACTCTACGAAGCTTTTAAAGAGTTACGCAACAGTAAAGAGTGGAAACAGTTCGAGCCAGCGCAGCAGCGTATTGTCGAAGCTTCCCTACGAGACTTTGAGCTTTCTGGCGTAGGCTTAGAAGGAGAAGCCAAAGAAAGGTTCAATCAAATTCAGTTAGAACTAGCAGAACTATCAACTAAGTTTTCTAATAATGTTCTCGATGCGACTAAAGCTTTTAAATTAAAGCTAACCGACAAGAAAGACGTGGAAGGTTTACCTGAAAGTGCTTTGAGCTTAATGGCACAAACCGCCAAGGAAGAAGGCGAAACAGAAGCAACAACAGAAGCAGGACCTTGGGTAGTTACTCTCGATTATCCTAGCTTTATGCCGTTTATGAAGTACGCTACCAATAGAGAGTTGCGCGAAAAACTTTACAAGGCTTTTATCTCGCGGGCATCTGAGGGCGAACTGGATAATAAACCCCATATCGATCGCATCTTGAAATTAAGACAGGAAAAAGCCAAACTGCTTGGTTTCGATAGCTTTGCCGAACTGAGTCTGGCACGTAAAATGGCACCAAATGTAGAGGCGGTAGAACAACTTTCTGAAGAGTTGCGTATTGCTAGTTACGAAGCGGCACAGCAAGAATTTGAAGAATTAAAAGCTTTTGCAGGTCAAGATCTCAAACACTGGGATACTTCTTATTGGTCGGAAAAACAACGAGAAGCTAAGTTTGACTTTAGTGAAGAAGAACTACGTCCTTACTTTTCTTTAGAACGAGTTTTAGACGGTTTGTTCGGTCTTGTCGATCGCGTTTTTGGCGTAAAAGTTAAAGCCGCAGACGGACAAGCACCTGTATGGCACCCAGATGTCCGTTATTTCCAGATCGAGGATGAAACTGGAGAAACAATTGCCTATTTCTATCTCGATCCCTATTCCCGTCCTGCCGAAAAGCGCGGTGGTGCCTGGATGGATGACTGCATCGGACGTGCCAAAATGACCATAGAGGACAAAACTTCTACTCGTTTGCCCGTTGCTTATTTAATCTGCAATCAAACTCCACCAGTGGGAGATAAGCCGAGTCTGATGACTTTTAGAGAAGTAGAAACCCTCTTTCACGAATTCGGTCACGGCTTACAGCATATGCTAACCAAGGTAGATTATTTAGGAGCTTCGGGAATCAATAACGTCGAATGGGATGCGGTAGAATTACCCAGTCAGTTTATGGAAAACTGGTGTTACGATCGCCCCACTTTATTTGGTATGGCAAAACACTATCAAACTGGCGAAACTCTACCCGAAGAGTATTATCAAAAGCTCTTAGCGGCTAAAAACTATATGAGTGGTTCGGCAATGCTGCGCCAGCTACATTTTGGCTTGGTAGACATCGAACTGCATCACCGCTATCAGCCAGGAGGCGAAGAAACACCCAACCAAGTGCGCGATCGCATTGCAGAAACTACCAGCATTTTACAACCACTACCCGAAGATAATTTCTTGTGTTCCTTCGGACATATCTTTGCTGGCGGCTATGCGGCAGGTTACTACAGTTATAAATGGGCAGAAGTTCTCAGTGCCGATGCCTTTGCCGCTTTTGAAGAAGCTGGTTTGGATGATGAAACGGCAATTTCTAAAGTCGGTAAGCTCTATCGCGATACCGTCTTAGCTTTGGGTGGTAGTTTGCATCCGATGGAAGTATTCAAACAGTTTCGCGGACGCGAACCTCAAACCGAACCATTGTTAAGACATAGTGGTTTGGCAGCTTAG
- a CDS encoding glycosyltransferase family 39 protein, with amino-acid sequence MKQQHSLSWQQGLAILVVIWFIGAFGDRLWLAIDNSVPDWDRADYLNGVLNYAHTLQTPQWLNGEWWREFWLLTNKIPPFHYILTAPFFQWLGRSQDAATTVMLVYSSILLVSVYGLGVILFNPILGLWAAGLCQLMPGLYYYRLEFLLDYPLTAMVTLSFWLLTIWKFKNTILTAILFGVSFGLAILLKQTALFFLLVPLLWLLATCLKNRQWWRLTQLISSLFVAVAISFPWYRTNWLLILTSGKRATVDSAIAEGDPALNTLAAWTYYAKVLPDLISWHLLIISLAGFIFFAIYKFSRNKYSLHIIKTIKWRWLTVFLIGGYLLSSLNINKDARYILPLLPVLSLILAAGLLSWTGRWRRYIRWGTICLAVVLMLLNLFSLGGNYLTGKFSHYPYTGKPYPNPEVINTIIDTSPYLRSTLGVLPSTPVINQHNFSFYGGLKDFQVFGRQVGVREDEVVADARSLDWFVTKTGDQGSIPDAQPAIVDLVESGGDFNLHQSWQLPDNSSLNLYHRKLPLVEVDKISTDLSNNKISLQNIFLPKISPSGVPIPVTYQWVGNWSELQSGIVLLTWENSSDNSFNFWLHDHSFGMGALETNREIEPNSTFRVVERTAMLPPDTIAEGEYTLKATYLNRNTGQTYPIDIPPVTLEITNNATAKPAPELDLVTQLRAIAPKMADSITALEPIFAQTARINQYDGRQDYLRQTELALSYRLQHGVVSSQHRLDWLYTVALSQVLQQDVDGAIASFNQITELAPQNPYGYAYLAFVYLYDWQPQAATKELNIAAELNPNIPEVKTLQGVAALMQGNLVKAWNLLK; translated from the coding sequence ATGAAGCAGCAACATTCTCTTAGCTGGCAGCAAGGTTTGGCGATTCTAGTCGTAATTTGGTTTATAGGTGCGTTTGGCGATCGCCTGTGGTTGGCTATAGATAATTCCGTACCAGATTGGGACAGGGCGGATTATCTCAACGGAGTATTAAATTACGCTCATACTTTACAAACTCCTCAATGGCTAAATGGGGAATGGTGGCGAGAATTTTGGCTGTTGACTAATAAAATTCCCCCATTTCACTATATTTTGACCGCGCCGTTTTTTCAGTGGTTGGGCAGGAGTCAGGATGCAGCAACTACAGTAATGCTGGTTTATAGTAGCATTTTGCTAGTTTCCGTATATGGTTTGGGAGTAATCTTGTTTAACCCGATTCTGGGGTTATGGGCGGCTGGATTGTGTCAGCTAATGCCAGGATTGTATTACTATCGCCTGGAGTTTTTGCTGGATTATCCTCTAACAGCAATGGTTACTCTCAGCTTTTGGCTATTAACAATCTGGAAATTTAAAAACACCATACTCACAGCAATACTATTTGGTGTATCTTTCGGCTTGGCAATTTTACTCAAGCAAACTGCTTTATTTTTTTTATTGGTTCCCTTGTTGTGGCTGTTAGCTACTTGTTTAAAAAATCGTCAGTGGTGGCGTTTGACACAGCTTATTAGCAGCTTATTTGTTGCTGTGGCAATCTCTTTTCCCTGGTATCGCACCAACTGGCTGTTAATTCTAACTTCTGGAAAACGGGCGACGGTAGATTCTGCGATCGCTGAGGGCGATCCAGCACTCAATACTTTAGCTGCCTGGACATATTACGCTAAAGTTTTACCCGATTTAATTTCTTGGCACTTATTAATAATTTCCCTCGCTGGCTTTATTTTCTTTGCTATTTATAAATTCAGCAGAAACAAATATAGTCTCCATATCATCAAGACAATAAAATGGCGTTGGCTGACAGTTTTTCTAATCGGTGGTTATTTACTTTCTTCCTTAAATATCAATAAAGATGCGCGATACATTTTACCTTTATTGCCTGTTTTGTCTTTAATATTAGCTGCGGGTTTATTATCTTGGACTGGACGTTGGCGACGTTACATCCGTTGGGGGACGATTTGTTTGGCAGTCGTTTTAATGCTGTTAAACTTATTTTCTTTAGGAGGGAATTATTTAACAGGTAAATTCAGTCATTATCCTTATACTGGCAAACCCTATCCCAATCCAGAAGTTATCAACACAATTATCGATACATCTCCTTACCTGCGATCGACTTTAGGAGTTTTACCTTCAACTCCAGTAATAAATCAGCATAACTTTTCTTTTTACGGCGGACTAAAAGACTTTCAAGTTTTTGGTCGTCAGGTAGGAGTCAGGGAAGATGAAGTTGTTGCTGATGCGCGATCGCTCGACTGGTTTGTTACTAAAACAGGCGACCAAGGTTCGATTCCCGATGCTCAACCTGCAATAGTAGACTTGGTAGAATCTGGCGGAGATTTTAATCTGCATCAAAGCTGGCAACTGCCAGATAATAGTAGTTTAAATCTATATCATCGCAAATTACCGTTGGTAGAAGTAGACAAGATTTCTACCGATCTATCTAATAACAAAATTTCTCTGCAAAATATCTTTTTACCAAAAATATCTCCTTCAGGCGTACCTATTCCCGTCACCTATCAGTGGGTGGGAAATTGGTCTGAATTGCAATCGGGCATAGTCTTATTGACTTGGGAAAATTCAAGCGATAACTCCTTTAATTTTTGGCTGCATGACCATAGTTTTGGTATGGGTGCATTAGAAACTAATAGAGAAATAGAGCCTAATTCTACTTTTCGAGTTGTCGAACGAACCGCAATGCTGCCTCCAGATACTATTGCTGAGGGGGAATATACCCTCAAGGCAACCTATCTCAACCGCAATACGGGACAAACTTATCCTATAGATATTCCTCCTGTTACTCTTGAAATTACTAACAACGCTACAGCAAAACCAGCCCCCGAACTAGATTTAGTCACTCAACTAAGAGCGATCGCGCCTAAGATGGCAGATAGCATTACAGCTTTAGAGCCGATCTTCGCTCAAACCGCCAGAATCAATCAGTACGACGGTAGACAAGATTATTTGCGACAAACAGAACTAGCTTTGTCCTATCGTTTGCAGCACGGTGTTGTTAGTTCTCAACACAGACTCGACTGGCTTTATACAGTAGCTTTATCCCAGGTATTACAGCAAGATGTAGATGGCGCGATCGCATCTTTTAACCAAATCACTGAGTTAGCTCCTCAAAATCCCTATGGTTACGCCTATCTTGCTTTTGTCTATTTGTACGACTGGCAACCCCAAGCGGCAACTAAAGAACTAAATATTGCTGCCGAACTCAATCCAAATATCCCAGAAGTAAAAACTCTCCAAGGTGTTGCTGCCTTAATGCAGGGTAATTTAGTTAAAGCTTGGAATCTGTTGAAATAA
- the yvcK gene encoding gluconeogenesis factor YvcK family protein, translating into MKNSALPKKKSFRRANRWYKWLSPGLFIKRWLLLSATGFFLAVIGSAIWIKLTPIYRLLELTSRLLGFIANIVPNFISGPIVLLLGVFLVFWGQSRTVGSISEVFQIDKDKELVDLLLDRRRLNRGPKIVVIGGGTGLSTLLRGLKQYSSNITAIVTVADDGGSSGRLRREIGVQPPGDIRNCLTALADEEELLTELFKYRFEAGDGLVGHSFGNLFLTAMSEITGDLEQAVAASSQVLAIRGKVLPATLSDVRLWAEMEDGRLIEGESNISKAGGKICGIGCMPAFPPALPAAVKAIKEAEYIIIGPGSLYTSIIPNFLVPEITDAVASSKVPRIYICNIMTQPGETDNYTVSDHIRAIDRIGKQQLFDAVLVHHEPPSAKSLERYARENSHPVYLDRETVGNLNRRVVMANVMEEDEKSGYVRHDPAQLARVLLRWYSGKWHPKKH; encoded by the coding sequence ATGAAAAATTCAGCTTTACCTAAGAAAAAAAGTTTTCGTAGAGCGAATCGTTGGTACAAATGGCTATCTCCTGGATTATTTATTAAACGCTGGCTACTGCTAAGTGCTACTGGCTTTTTCCTGGCAGTCATTGGCAGTGCGATTTGGATAAAGCTCACACCAATATATCGTTTGCTAGAGTTGACTTCTCGACTTTTGGGATTTATTGCCAACATTGTACCCAATTTCATATCAGGTCCAATTGTCTTGCTCTTGGGCGTGTTTTTAGTTTTTTGGGGTCAATCTCGTACTGTCGGCTCGATTAGTGAAGTTTTTCAAATAGATAAAGATAAAGAGTTAGTAGATTTGCTGCTCGATCGCCGTCGTTTAAATCGCGGACCCAAGATTGTAGTTATTGGTGGCGGTACGGGCTTGTCTACTTTGCTTAGAGGTCTAAAGCAGTATAGCAGTAATATTACGGCTATTGTTACCGTTGCTGACGATGGTGGTTCTTCTGGCAGATTGAGAAGAGAAATTGGCGTACAGCCTCCTGGCGATATTCGTAATTGTCTGACAGCATTAGCCGACGAAGAAGAATTGTTAACCGAACTATTTAAGTATCGTTTTGAAGCAGGAGATGGTTTGGTCGGTCATAGTTTTGGTAATTTGTTCTTGACGGCAATGAGCGAAATCACTGGCGATTTGGAACAGGCAGTAGCTGCTAGTTCCCAGGTTTTGGCAATTAGAGGTAAAGTTTTACCTGCAACTCTTAGCGACGTAAGATTGTGGGCAGAGATGGAGGACGGGAGGTTAATCGAGGGAGAATCAAATATTTCTAAAGCTGGCGGTAAAATTTGCGGTATAGGCTGTATGCCTGCATTTCCGCCAGCTTTACCCGCCGCCGTTAAAGCCATCAAAGAAGCAGAATATATTATTATCGGTCCTGGAAGTCTCTACACCAGTATTATTCCCAACTTCTTGGTTCCAGAAATTACCGATGCGGTAGCTAGTTCTAAGGTACCTCGGATTTATATCTGTAATATTATGACCCAACCAGGAGAAACCGATAACTATACCGTTAGCGATCATATTAGAGCGATCGATCGCATTGGCAAACAGCAGTTATTCGATGCAGTTTTAGTACATCACGAGCCACCTTCTGCCAAATCTCTAGAACGCTATGCCAGAGAAAATTCCCATCCCGTTTATCTCGATCGCGAAACAGTCGGCAATCTCAATCGTAGAGTAGTTATGGCTAATGTCATGGAAGAAGATGAAAAAAGTGGTTATGTCCGCCACGACCCCGCACAGTTAGCAAGAGTCTTATTACGTTGGTATAGCGGTAAATGGCATCCTAAGAAACACTAA